One Glycine max cultivar Williams 82 chromosome 6, Glycine_max_v4.0, whole genome shotgun sequence DNA segment encodes these proteins:
- the LOC100813649 gene encoding protein odr-4 homolog isoform X2: MAKAVVGEETRLKLAEDRLSQSAVPSEVGLLIGKFSSALGRAFLFDLIPTPHNDSGEPACSLTEPDKKKGPKSKSKSELADSSSLFIDKDWVAEHVRQVSRMLVGGIKVVGLYVWVSDAAFKNSTIMLCQTVKGVADAAPGLDGNWDERLLLHISYSPRRWNCRNCSLSSNITSSSLRPCDFKMGKVLTSLQTFKCMHNFNLRLPILRDSASKFQTLSDVLRHAISIHAKELAGAKALIDGKLVVESESYSSDGVHEVELLLSFLNDSSIEACSQGDVVGILSFSGLICSFAYLNSKEPISQAITDIKGDIITSLQSRLDIICDEVDADSGNNHDVGSQVSDELSAETPVPQLVLHLLRKGCSLPFPRRVFAPWLAVVYVCDYLQPFETVEKRLPGLC; the protein is encoded by the exons ATGGCGAAAGCCGTAGTCGGAGAAGAAACGCGACTCAAATTGGCGGAGGATCGTCTCAGCCAATCCGCAGTTCCATCCGAG GTGGGTCTTTTAATCGGAAAGTTCAGCTCCGCTTTGGGCCGGGCCTTCCTCTTCGATCTCATTCCCACCCCACACAACGACTCCGGCGAGCCCGCCTGCTCCCTCACCGAGCCCGACAAGAAGAAGGGCCCcaaatctaaatccaaatcCGAGCTCGCTGATTCCTCTTCCCTTTTCATCGACAAGGACTGGGTCGCCGAACATGTCCGCCAGGTTTCTAGAATGCTCGTCGGCGGCATCAAGGTCGTTGGCCTATACGTTTGGGTTAGCGACGCCGCGTTCAAGAATTCAACCATAATGCTTTGCCAG ACCGTGAAGGGTGTTGCTGACGCAGCGCCGGGTTTGGACGGTAACTGGGATGAGAGACTGCTTCTTCACATTTCTTATAGCCCGAGGAG GTGGAATTGTAGAAACTGCTCACTGTCTTCGAATATTACATCAAGTAGTTTGCGGCCTTGTGATTTTAAGATGGGGAAGGTCTTAACTTCCCTTCAAACGTTCAAGTGCATGCACAACTTTAACCTGAG GTTGCCCATATTACGCGACAGTGCCTCAAAGTTCCAGACGTTGAGTGATGTTCTTCGTCATGCAATATCTATTCATGCCAAAGAGCTTGCAGGTGCAAAGGCCTTGATTGATGGTAAATTG GTTGTTGAGAGTGAGTCATATTCATCAGATGGTGTGCATGAAGTTGAattgcttctttcatttctGAACGATAGTTCTATTGAAG catGCAGCCAAGGAGATGTTGTTGGTATTCTTTCATTTAGTGGCTTGATATGTTCGTTTGCATATCTAAATTCAAAAGAGCCAATTTCCCAAGCCATCACTGATATAAAG GGAGATATAATTACGAGTCTGCAAAGTAGATTGGATATAATCTGTGATGAGGTAGATGCTGACTCTGGTAACAATCATGATGTTGGAAGCCAAGTAAGCGATGAATTATCAGCTGAAACGCCTGTTCCCCAACTAGTGTTGCACTTATTGAG AAAAGGATGCAGTCTTCCATTTCCTAGAAGAGTCTTTGCACCATGGTTAGCAGTGGTGTATGTGTGTGATTATTTGCAGCCTTTTGAAACTGTTGAG AAGCGGCTCCCCGGCCTCTGTTAA
- the LOC100813649 gene encoding protein odr-4 homolog isoform X1 has protein sequence MAKAVVGEETRLKLAEDRLSQSAVPSEVGLLIGKFSSALGRAFLFDLIPTPHNDSGEPACSLTEPDKKKGPKSKSKSELADSSSLFIDKDWVAEHVRQVSRMLVGGIKVVGLYVWVSDAAFKNSTIMLCQTVKGVADAAPGLDGNWDERLLLHISYSPRRWNCRNCSLSSNITSSSLRPCDFKMGKVLTSLQTFKCMHNFNLRLPILRDSASKFQTLSDVLRHAISIHAKELAGAKALIDGKLVVESESYSSDGVHEVELLLSFLNDSSIEACSQGDVVGILSFSGLICSFAYLNSKEPISQAITDIKGDIITSLQSRLDIICDEVDADSGNNHDVGSQVSDELSAETPVPQLVLHLLRKGCSLPFPRRVFAPWLAVVYVCDYLQPFETVEVLKDHCMELLSMKAPTDVSKILEPEKEELSFKTKSFWDVAVPSYSEIHLMEDKSKRDGGSESSSSKTVKPGHINVVAAGLILLLSVLVGFLLFALKG, from the exons ATGGCGAAAGCCGTAGTCGGAGAAGAAACGCGACTCAAATTGGCGGAGGATCGTCTCAGCCAATCCGCAGTTCCATCCGAG GTGGGTCTTTTAATCGGAAAGTTCAGCTCCGCTTTGGGCCGGGCCTTCCTCTTCGATCTCATTCCCACCCCACACAACGACTCCGGCGAGCCCGCCTGCTCCCTCACCGAGCCCGACAAGAAGAAGGGCCCcaaatctaaatccaaatcCGAGCTCGCTGATTCCTCTTCCCTTTTCATCGACAAGGACTGGGTCGCCGAACATGTCCGCCAGGTTTCTAGAATGCTCGTCGGCGGCATCAAGGTCGTTGGCCTATACGTTTGGGTTAGCGACGCCGCGTTCAAGAATTCAACCATAATGCTTTGCCAG ACCGTGAAGGGTGTTGCTGACGCAGCGCCGGGTTTGGACGGTAACTGGGATGAGAGACTGCTTCTTCACATTTCTTATAGCCCGAGGAG GTGGAATTGTAGAAACTGCTCACTGTCTTCGAATATTACATCAAGTAGTTTGCGGCCTTGTGATTTTAAGATGGGGAAGGTCTTAACTTCCCTTCAAACGTTCAAGTGCATGCACAACTTTAACCTGAG GTTGCCCATATTACGCGACAGTGCCTCAAAGTTCCAGACGTTGAGTGATGTTCTTCGTCATGCAATATCTATTCATGCCAAAGAGCTTGCAGGTGCAAAGGCCTTGATTGATGGTAAATTG GTTGTTGAGAGTGAGTCATATTCATCAGATGGTGTGCATGAAGTTGAattgcttctttcatttctGAACGATAGTTCTATTGAAG catGCAGCCAAGGAGATGTTGTTGGTATTCTTTCATTTAGTGGCTTGATATGTTCGTTTGCATATCTAAATTCAAAAGAGCCAATTTCCCAAGCCATCACTGATATAAAG GGAGATATAATTACGAGTCTGCAAAGTAGATTGGATATAATCTGTGATGAGGTAGATGCTGACTCTGGTAACAATCATGATGTTGGAAGCCAAGTAAGCGATGAATTATCAGCTGAAACGCCTGTTCCCCAACTAGTGTTGCACTTATTGAG AAAAGGATGCAGTCTTCCATTTCCTAGAAGAGTCTTTGCACCATGGTTAGCAGTGGTGTATGTGTGTGATTATTTGCAGCCTTTTGAAACTGTTGAG gTTTTAAAAGATCATTGCATGGAGTTATTGTCCATGAAAGCTCCAACTGATGTCTCTAAAATTTTGGAGCCAGAGAAAGAAGAGTTATCTTTCAAAACTAAATCTTTCTGGGATGTGGCAGTGCCCTCCTATTCAGAAATTCACCTCATGGAAGACAAGAGCAAACGTGATGGCGGAAGCGAGAGTTCAAGTAGTAAAACTGTGAAGCCAGGTCACATTAATGTTGTCGCTGCCGGTCTCATTCTTCTATTGTCTGTGTTAGTTGGTTTTCTGCTATTCGCCCTCAAGGGTTGA